The window TTTAAGGCTTAGGAATTCTTCCTTATTTGTTGCTGTAGAGGCATAGCTACATTCAATTTTACCTGATAAATTATATTTATCAAATGGCATTTGAATATTAGCCCATCCACCTGTTGCAATGTTTACATTTTTACCTAATGGTATAAAGCTGTTAACTTCTATATCTCCTGTTGAAACTACACTAAACTTTTCTGGTAGTTTGCTTATATTATAGTTTGAAAGTTCTCCACCAGAGTTTATCTTAATACCTCCAGCTTTTATACTTACATCACTTGCATTTATAAACTCTCTAAAATCTAAGTTAATATCATTCCATTGATCAATGTTTATCTTCTTAAGAGAATTAAAGTATGGAAGCTTTACTTTAAGAATTGGGGAAGTAATATTGACATAATCCTTTAACACCTTATTATCTACTACGATAAACTCAGACTCTCTATCACTAGACAGACTATTAACATCTATATTTACCCCTTTAGGTAGTTCAATTATCAATTTACTATTCATTTTTCTATCTATTGTATATATATTTGTAGCAATTGATGCAATTCCTTCACTTATATTAAATCTATCCATAAATCTATTTTTAAGTTTTGGCTTAAGTGAAAGGGTCTTATTTGCTTTATCATAATTCTGATTTAGTTTAATATCTTTTGTAAATCCTTCGTAGGTTTTTACATGTATTAGATTATCTTTACTGCTCCTAAGTTCAACTAAAAAGCCATGGTTAAATGAGTAATCAAAATCTAACTTTAAATTATCTACATCCTCACTAAAGGTCTGAACATCCTTTTCCTTAGCTGATATATTATCTATATTATACTCTACTTGCTTTATAAGTTTTGGAATACCTATGAATCCAGATGGGATAGCCCCTATAATTCCTATCACTATTAATATAGCGGATAGTATTAACGCTTTTTTAGTTTTACTCATAAATATTCCCCTCCTTTTCCTTACCTTCTAATATATCTTCATTTACTTCACTGTCTGATTCATCCTTTTTCTTCTTAACTCTTATATACATGAATCTTGTTTTAACCCATGAAATATATGATAGGATTATATACTTTAAGAATCTTGCGATATGAATGAATATTGTCCAACAAATAATCAATGCTCCAATTGCTATAAGTGATAGAAAGAACACAAATGCACCCATAGTCCCTTCTGCAGGCATTATAGTAAATGAGAAAACAAGCCCAAATATAGAACCTACACTGGAGAATATAAGTCCTATAAATCCTGTAAACATACTACCTAGTATACTAAGTGCAAAGGGAAGCATTGCAACTGTAAAAACTAATATAAACCCTATTACTATCCAAGTAGGGAATTTTCCGTTTATTATGTCACTTGAATTAAGAAAGTTCCTACACTTATCAAATCCTTCGTATGCTAGATTCTTAGCTTTTCTATACATTGATTTATAATCTGTCTTAGATGAGAAACTTTCCTTATCTCCTTTATTCTCACCTTTTATCTCCATTATAAGTTCCGTAGCTATTGCCTTAGGTGAACCAAGAGAAGTTATAACCTCCTCTTCACTTTTTCCCTCTAGCTTTCCATTTAGAAAAAACTCTTCATAGTCCCTTAGTATGTCATTTATCTCATATTCAGTAAAATGCCCTTTAAGATAATCCTTCAGGATTTCTAGAAAATCTTTTTTATTCATTAACTATCACCCTTTCTATACATTTTTAAGATAGAATTAACGTCAAGTACAAATTGATCCCATTCCTCTATCATTATCCTCAGTTTCTCTTTTCCCTGATTTGTTATCCTGTAATATTTTCTATCTGGGCCCTCATCTGATTTCACCATATATGTTTCAAAGTTCCCTTCTGTTGTAAGCCTTCTAAGAACAGGATATATAGTACTTTCCTTAACTATCATAACTCTTGATATGGTTTCCATTATTTCATAGCCATACATATCCCTATCATTAACAAGGGTTAAAACACAAATTTCGAATACTCCCTTTCTAAGCTGTGTACTCATAACTTCTCCCCTCCCCTACTAGTATGTATTGCGATATAGCAACTTAATAAAAATCCTGAAAATAACTTTTTACGTGTTATTTCAAGTTAAATAATATTCGCCTACTATGCAAAGCGAAATAGTAATTAAAATAAAAAGTAAACTCCTAGTCTACTATGTATTACGTTATAGTCATGTAAAGTTTAAGGGTACTACGCAGTACATAGTACCCTTAAATCTATAGTATCATACTATTTCGTAATACACAATAGCATAATACCATAAATTATTTTTTCTTTCTCTTTAATATTGCAGCAGACCCAATTACTGTGAATGCAGCAATATATGTTACCCCAGCTAGACCGTTAAACTTACTTTTATTATCTGCGACTTTATCTAAAGAATCTTTACTTATTTTGTTATTCTTTTGTATTTCCTCATTTGGCTTTAGTTTTTTATCGGTTACGACGTAGTCTCCACCTCTATTTATGTTAAACTTAGTGTATCCATCTTCATCTACCTTTTCACTTTCCTTAAAGTCTAATATATCTGTTCCAGCATTTCTATAATATATATATACAGTTTCCCCTGAAAATTCTTCTCCAACCTTAACATTAAAATCCATCTTAACAGGGAAGTTATCTTTATTATCAAATCTAATTTGCATTATATCCTGACCATTTGCGGCACTTGATAATCCAACTTCATTAAATGTTTTTGCTCCAAGATTCGTTGTTTCTGATGTGTTAATAATATTATCTACATTTTCACCATGAATAGTCCATGTATACCAACCATAATCAAATTCAAGACTTGCAGTTTCCTGAAACATTGAATTCAATACATACCTTGGCATTCTTTTTTCACTACCCATGTTAAAGTAAATCCTCTCCCCTGGAGTTGACCTTCTTGCTCTTAGGGCAACATCTACCCAAGGGTCAATTACTTCTAACTTACTTACAGATCTATTAGTAGTGTTTGTCCCTTTATCTTTAGTAACCACTGCTTCTAATTCTCTGCCTTTATTTTCACTTAAAGTAGTACTTGAAGTAGTATTCTTTAAAGGTTTATTTACATCTGATATGTTAGTTCCTTTATTATTACTACTTGTTACAGTAAGCTCTCTATTACTTTCTAACTCTTTATTTTTATAATTAAATTTATTTACTTTATCTTTGTTTTTTTGTTTTTTCTTATTTTCTTTATGTCTTATTTGTTTTTCCTTAATAGCTTTTTTATGATTTAACTTATTATACTCTTCATTTCCTTCTATCTCTTCACTTTTATATGAATATAGTTTATTCTCCTTTAATTCAAAACCTTTTTCTTTATCGTCAATTTTATTTTTTCCATTAAAACTTTCTTTTGTTTTATGTTTATTATTTTCCTTTTTCTTTGCTTGTACTGGCATAATTATATTAGAAATTAAAGTGCTTAATCCTAAAAATACTACCATCACTAAAATAAATCTCCGGCTAATAAAACCTTTCATGAATACCCTACCCCTTCTTTTGTACTTTTATTATCACATAGGTTTTACATATAACATACAGTATTATACATGTTTTTCTAGAAATATGCTTATAATTCGACATAATGTGAAAATATTACCACAAATAATTAAATTAAAAACTCCCTAATGCGATATACTCACATTAGGGCTAAAAATATTACTATCTTCCCTGATGAACCCTAGTTATCTTCTCCCAACTAAGCTTATTCTTTTTATATCCAATAAATGCACTTAGCCTATATAATGAACAAAGTTGCCTAAATCCAAAACACTCTAAAAAACTAATACCTATAAGAACTAGTCCCATCTTCAATGAAATTGTATTTCTAAATAAGTAACTTTCAAATGTTATAGATGCTACAGAAACTATAAAACTATACAGAATAAATATCCCTAAATATAGTACCATAAAGTCAAAGTTTAAAAGCCCTATGTAATATGAAAGTGGTATTATAACTATCCCCAAAAGTTCAATTATAGGAGCTAAAAGCTCGAAAAACACATAATAAATATATGCAACAAGTCCTACTGCTCCGTATCTTGGATTAATAAATACATATTTATGCTCCCATAGACTTTGAGTAAGTCCCATATGCCAACGCCTACGCTGCTTCTTTAAATCCGATAATTTCTCTGGAACCTGAGTCCAACAAACAGCATCAGGTACATATCCTATATTATAATCAATTCGATTCTTAATACAATAGGTATGAAGTTTTATTACCATTTCCATGTCTTCCCCTACTGTATCCGATTCATATCCCCCAGCTCCTATAGCAGATTGTTTCTTAAAAAGCCCTATGGCACCTGATATTATAAGATTTGAATTCATCTTATTAAATGAAACCCTAGTAGATAAAAACGATCTATAGTACTCTACTATTTGAAATAATACTATAAGTTTTGTCTTAGGTTTCCTACCTATTATTTTACCATTTTCTATTACATATGAGTTGGATATCTTGACATTACCTCCAACTGCTACAGTCTTATCATCCTCCATAAAAGGTTCAACCATTTTGCTAAGGGTATCCTCCTGTAGAACAGAATCTGCATCAAGTGATAGAAATAGAGGATA of the Clostridium cylindrosporum DSM 605 genome contains:
- a CDS encoding DUF1700 domain-containing protein, encoding MNKKDFLEILKDYLKGHFTEYEINDILRDYEEFFLNGKLEGKSEEEVITSLGSPKAIATELIMEIKGENKGDKESFSSKTDYKSMYRKAKNLAYEGFDKCRNFLNSSDIINGKFPTWIVIGFILVFTVAMLPFALSILGSMFTGFIGLIFSSVGSIFGLVFSFTIMPAEGTMGAFVFFLSLIAIGALIICWTIFIHIARFLKYIILSYISWVKTRFMYIRVKKKKDESDSEVNEDILEGKEKEGNIYE
- a CDS encoding PadR family transcriptional regulator, producing the protein MSTQLRKGVFEICVLTLVNDRDMYGYEIMETISRVMIVKESTIYPVLRRLTTEGNFETYMVKSDEGPDRKYYRITNQGKEKLRIMIEEWDQFVLDVNSILKMYRKGDS
- a CDS encoding glycosyltransferase family 2 protein, which gives rise to MEDIIYLLNVFFMIYMFLYAIIFFFSIFFSIVDLEKFFKRRKFMNNMTLSNKLNYMPISIIVPAYNEEVTIIESIDSLLHLDYPEYEIVIINDGSTDGTSSKVIEKYGLKRVYRPIRKLVNSKDCEEIFEKAIGQVTITLINKENGGKADSLNMGINVSRYPLFLSLDADSVLQEDTLSKMVEPFMEDDKTVAVGGNVKISNSYVIENGKIIGRKPKTKLIVLFQIVEYYRSFLSTRVSFNKMNSNLIISGAIGLFKKQSAIGAGGYESDTVGEDMEMVIKLHTYCIKNRIDYNIGYVPDAVCWTQVPEKLSDLKKQRRRWHMGLTQSLWEHKYVFINPRYGAVGLVAYIYYVFFELLAPIIELLGIVIIPLSYYIGLLNFDFMVLYLGIFILYSFIVSVASITFESYLFRNTISLKMGLVLIGISFLECFGFRQLCSLYRLSAFIGYKKNKLSWEKITRVHQGR